The nucleotide sequence GTAGCTCAAGAGCTCTGGCTATTAGCCAGGTAGCTTGCTATAACTATCTGACTAGAAGGATAAAGTTAGAAGCTAACGTTGAACGGAGCCTAACTCGGCAAGAGCAGTTGACTGAAATTAAGCTAGCTATAAACAAGATATGAGAACTTATAGTACCCTAACAAAATACCTTTCCTTTATAGAGAGTAGTGAGACAGATAGTGCTGAGTCAGGCTGCAATGAAGGAGGCAAAGGAGATGCACAGAGAGAGGATGCATTGAAGCAAGCAGGGGGAGAGGTTAGTAGTAACCAAACTTGGGGTCTGGGACCCATGTGGTGTCCCCTAAAATGTAAATAGGGTTCCCTGAGAGAGTTTTAAATCAAACACGTTAATAACTAATTTCTCTTCAAATGGGTATAGAATACAACATTTTAGGGTAATCTCAAGGCCTTTTACACTGTCAGTATTCATTTTAAAGCCATTCATTTTTGTGTTGGGACAGCCTGTGGGACCTAAAATGTAGTGAAATACAGTATAAAGACTATTTAAATATGAAGTCAATTTAATATTATATACGCTGAGCAAgaaaataaatgcaacatgcaacaatttcaaagatgttactcatttacagttcatataaggaaatcaatcaacaTCATCACTTTGTTTTTTTCATGAGGTTGTGGAGATGTACTGCCATCTGTTGGTGACTAAAAACAATTGCATAATAGAAACTTACAAATTGATGGTCCTTGAAAATAAATATTAGCGTTTGAAAAAGTACTtgaaagtccttgaatttgacttgccacTGTCTGTACGAACCCTGCCTGGTGTCCTGTTCCTGGAGGGCTGCAGTGGGATTGGGCTTTTGTCCCTGCTTAGTGCTTTAGAAAACACAGAATTCAACTGATTGAATAACTACTACTATAGTATTGGGCTGGGACTATAGCCAGGACCAGGAGTAAATAACAACGGAATTGAGCATTGTGACCAATAGATCTGTGAGTGTGACTGAAGTGAAACCTACTGGGCTGTGAGGATGCTTTCTGCAGCTAAATACTATTGGATTGTTCTCACTTTTTGTCTGTTCTTTCCTGCCCAGCTGGAGGAGGCCGACCGAACCCTCACCAACGACGTGGCTAACCTGGCCAATGAGAAGGAGGAGCTCAACAACAAACTCAGGGAGACGCTTGAAGGTGAATTTCTGCATCCAGCCTGTGTGGGCGGGTGTGCATGTGTTTGGTTAAAAAGCGTTAACTATATTTCTATTCTATTTGCCATGTGTTCAGAGCTGCAGGCGTCCAAGGATGACGAACAGCAGATGAGCCAGATGAAGCTCACGTTTGAGAAGCAGCTCCAGTCAGAGAGAACACTGAAGACCCAGGTAAGGCAGATATGTAATTTCTTCAAAGTTTTACAATGTTGCAAAGCAAGGAAATCGTGTTGAAGACACTTGTCTTTATTTTCTATTGTTTTAATGTTCATCATGACTATTGATTTATCTTGTGTGCATCAGGCTGTGAACAAGCTGGCGGAGATCATGAACAGGAAGGAGGTACGTGCGGCAGGCAGTCGGCGCGGCAACGACACTGACGTACgcaggaaggagaaggagaatagGAAGCTGCAGCTGGAGCTGAGATCGGAGAAGGAGAAACTCAACTCTTCCATCATCAAGTACCAGAGAGAGATCAACGACATGCAGGCGGTCAGTCCAACCATAACACAACCTAATActaaccatcacacaaccacctgtacaacaccatcattaattaCCAGAGAGAGATCAACGACATGCAGGCGGTCAGTCCAAGCGCAACACAACATTATATTAACTGTCACATTACCATTACACAACCACCTGTATAACACCATCATTAATTACCAGAGAGAGCTCATGCAGGTGGTCAGTCACACCAAGAGAGATCAACTAAGCTAACAGGGGCCTCAAAATATACAGACATTTCATATGTATGTTTCCTTTCCCCCTGTTTGTGTCAAATAGCAAATAGCGGATGAGAGTCAGGTACGCATTGAGCTGCAGATGGCCCTTGACAGTAAGGATAGTGACATAGAGCAGCTACGTAACCTCCTCAGCTCCGCCAACGTTTCCTCCCTGGAATCAGCCAGTATCAACAGTGGACCAGACTTTGATGCGGACGACGCCTACACAGGTAAGGAGTACCCCttttatactgtatgtgtgctaAACCCAATTTACAAGCAGTCCTGTTCACATAGCCTTGTACCTCACATGTATGTTTAAATTGACTTTCAgttattttcttaactctaaGCGTAATTATAAACTGTCGTTCGagccctggatgctgattggctgaaagccgtggtatcagacaatataccacgggtatgacacaaTTACTCGTTTACtcttctaattacattggtaacctgtttataatagcaataaggtacctcaggggtttatggccaatataccacggctaagggctgtatccaggcagtcCGTGTTGTGTGGTGCCTAGGGGCAGTTGCCTGGCtaatctagaagaaaaagaaacgcacacctatttaggcaaggtgctggctagcggagtagaaaacttgaaaacaaaggagagccgcacactctagcaGCTCAGATGAAAAAATGGAAtatccaacgtttcgacagccaagctgtcttcgtCTGACTGATGTATGTAGGCAAACAGGCTGTGTTTAAATCAtctttttttccactaattggtcttttgaccaatcacatcaaatatttttcagagctgatctgattgatcgaaagaccaattagtgaaaacaATAACTGGGCTAACTTGGAGCACCTAACAGCccatagccatggtatattggccatataccacacccccttgggccttCTTGCTTAGTAAAGAACTAAGACCACTTGAGCTTCTGTCTTCACAGTTTATTCACTCAATGATTTTTACACTTACCTTTTACAGTAATGTTTCTGTACCTCTTTCTATTGTATTCGTTTATCCTTTCTTTCCTtttccccccccatctctctgaaCAGTTTTAGTACTTGGAGTCTGGTTTGGCCTTCCAATCTGCTGTCTTCAGAGTCCTTCTGTAACCACCCTTTTTTAAGTACAAGAAAGATTGCACCTTTATTCTTGTGACTTGCTTTCTTGTCCTGGAGTGCCAGATATCTTTCCTATTGTCTTTGGCATGTGATTGTTTTGTACTTGTGTTGTCCAGTTGCCAGTATGTATACAGGATCACTTTAATAGGCTACTAATGACTCCGATGATTTGCGTGATTTGAtacattgattgatttatttgaCTGGTTGACTGATATTTTGTCCATTTATGAAGGGAAACTTCTCTGCAGCTGAAACACCAGCTATTAAACCTGCATGTTTTGCAGTTGAGTCCATCCATAATGTGTGCAGAGTTGCTGTGGACATTTTCTGCATCTGCTGTTTACATCATTTTTGTGGACTGAAATTGAAAAATTTTGGTTTCCTGGGAATATGTACAAACTCAAGCATGTAGATCTATCACAACATTAGCCTGCTGTTTTAATGTTTCCCCCTCTTTCACTCTCAGAAATGAGACTAGAGGGATGGCTCTCACTACCGGTGAGGAACAACACAAAGAAGTTTGGATGGGAGAGAAAGGTGAAAAGATTTTAACCTGGCTTACTGATCAaacattgttttgtattgttgatGTTCTACAGTTAAATGTTTTCTTGTCTCTCTTTAGTATGTGGTTGTGAGCAGCAAGAAGATTCTGTTCTATAATAGCGAACAGGACAAAGAGCTATCCAACCCCTACATGGTGCTGGATATCGAGTGAGTAATGACTATCTACCTGCTCCTTTTATTTACATTTAAATGATCATGCTAATGCAGATAACTGTAGTCAAAAAAATGTACCTTGACGTTTTGTTCTATTCCCTTTTCAGTAAACTCTTCCATGTGCGACCTGTCACTCAAACAGATGTTTACCGTGCTGACGCCAAAGAGATCCCCAGGATATTCCAGGTCCCTTGCTTCTTATGGCTCTTTGTTCATGCATTTATTTAACGATTCATGTGATGGGGCTAGTTCATACTGTTGATGGTAATGATTGACATCGACCATGATggcctcttccttctctcctcagatTCTGTATGCCAACGAGGGAGAGTGTAAGAAGGAGCCTGAGTTCCCAGTGGAGCTGGCAAGTGGAGAGAAGTCCAGCTACATCTGCCACAAGGGCCATGAGTTCATCCCTACACTCTACCACTTCCCTACCAACTGTGAGGCGTGCACCAAGCCCCTGTGGCACATGTTTAAGCCTCCTCCTGCCCTGGAGTGCAGGCGCTGCCACATCAAGTGTCACAAGGACCACATGGACAAGAAGGAAGAGATCATCGCACCCTGCAAAGGTAGGGGTGGGGTATGAGGGTGGTGTCGTTACTTATTGCAGAGCAAgttaacatacagtgccttcagaaagtatttatacccctcGACTTATTCTACGTTTTgttagcctgaattcaaaattgtattttttaatctcacccatctacacacactaccccataatgacaaaatgaaaacatgtttttataatcTTTTgctaatgtattgaaaatgaaatgcagaaatatctcaTGTACATAAGTatacacacccctgagtcaatactttgtagaagcatctggagttggggattttctcccattcttcctgacaagctctgttaagttagcTGGGGAACGgcagtgaacagcaatcttcaagtttttccacagattttcaatgggattcaagtctgggtcactcaaggactttcacattcttgttctgaagccatacCAGTGTTGCTTTgcctgtatgcttggggtcattgtcatgttggaacGTGAAATCTTCTTCCCAGTCTAAGTTTGTTTGCACttatcaaggatttgcctgtatttggctccatttaTTGTTCCCCATTGATCCTTACCTGTCTTCCTGCTgttgaaaagcatccccatagcatgatgctgccaccaccatgcttcaaaatagggatggtgttagacggatgatgagctgtgcctgttttttctccagacatagcgctttgcattcaggcatCTCATCATCCATCAGAATCTCTTATGGTCTGTCTTTCACATGCCTTTTTGCTAACTCCAACCgtgctgtcgtgtgcctttttcTCAGTAGTGGCTCCATTCTGGCCACTGTCCCATAAATCCCATATTGGTGAAGAGAccgttgtccttctggcaggatctcccatctcagagcttgggtagttccatattttttccatttaccaatgatggagaccactgtgctcttggaaactttcaacactacAAATAGTTTTAAACCCTTCCCAAGATTTACACTTTATCTTGGAGACCtatggacagttccttggacttcatggtatagatactgctctgacatgcactgtcaactgtaggccCTTTTTTAGACAGGTGTTTCTCAAAACAAtttaattggccacaggtggacttcattcAAGTTGcagtgacatctcaaggatgatcaaaggaaattggatgcacctgagctcaatttggagtgtcatagcaaagggttgtgaatacttatgtaaatgagctttctgtattttatttagaaaaaatttgcaaacattttttaaaatatgttttcactttgtcattatggggttgtgtgtgtgtgtgtgtgtggagatgggtgagagaattatttaattcaggctgtaacacaacaaaatgtggaatacgtcTAGGGgtatcaatactttctgaaggtactgtataatCATATAAAAATACATTGTCAGGGGCATATATGGGGGTTGAGGTGTGCAGCGCTGTTTTGTAAGTTTGTTTGCACAGTTCTTTGTCTTTAAACACAATATAAACCCTTTTGTCCCCCTGCAGTGAACTATGATGTGTCCATGGCCAAGAACTTGCTGCTGCTGGCTGTGTCGCAGGAGGAGCAGCAAGAGTGGGTGGGACGACTGGTCAAGAAGATCACAAAGAAGCCGCCGGCCCCTGAGCACTTTGCCCGCTCCTCGCCCCGTGTCTCCATGAAGGTCCAGCCCAGCCAGTCCATGAGGCGGCCCAGCAGACAGCTGCCCCCCAGCAAGAACAGGTAAAAGCAAAGGCCAGACATAAACCTTAAAGCTTGGGCTCTGGTGGACGGAAAAAGGGGTAACCTTACACCTTTTAAATACTTATGTGAGAAGGATGTGACTAGTGCTCTGTGGTTAGGGGCCATGCTCAACACCACTTTCCTCTTTCAGATTGATCGACTTTGGCCTACAGGACTGGCATTGGGAGTTAGATGATATCGATGATGATGCTTTTGATTTCTGATGAGCAGATAGGGTAAATCCCCAGAAAGGCATGTTGTGCAGTGAGTTTGGTTGTATTGGCATAGAACTCGGATATTCTCAGCTGAATATTGTCTATTCTTATATTTCTCTAATCTATTGCCTGGTGTTCGTGTACCTGAATTTAAGAAATTAAATGTGCATGTGTTCTCGTCTTCATAGTTGAATGTCAGGAAATATTACAAACACTTTTAGGTTTCCAGGAACCCTACCACACTACTGGATCTGATTCCTGTGATCGGACCCTTAAAACGCTTTCCTTTCTGGATATCCTTTTTCTTATATCAGCCTCCTACTGAACCCTGTGTGACCTTTTCCCTTTGACCTCAGTCCCCCTAGAGCCGACGCCCCAAGGATGCAACGAGAAGACTCCAAAAGTGGCCATTGAGACATCATGACTTTCatcttctctgtgtgtttcagattGACTAGTCTTTTTAATGTAGAAGAGTGTTATAATATGGTTTGTATGTTTATTTACGATGACTGACGTTTTGCAATAAAACATGCAATCAAAAGATCCATTCTGCAAAGTTGTGTGACTATGGGTGGTTGTATGTGTGACAGCTGCATGCTATGTGTGGTGATGCAGGCAATGTCACTGAGCTGTGGGTTGGTTTTAGAGAAACTAATACTTTTCCCCTCTGTTTTCTCTTTCTCCAGTTAACCTTACTTGGGAATGTGGTGCTGGTTCGAGGTGGTGGGTGTTTCCTCCTAACACGCAATCAAGACTGATAACAAACAATGTTCCACTTGGCATTTCCTCCATGCACAACTTTGATTGCACTTCACTCTTCCAGAAGACTTCTCTATCTATTCCACTTCCGCCTTGTCTTTTGCCAGTCACTTCAACTGCTAGTCTCCCAAGAACAATGTGCCAACACAACTACTTGTTGTCTGTGTGCATACGAAGAGCAACTTCTCTCCAGGTTCCTTGAGGAGGGGATGTCGAGGCCATGGGAAGGGGTTTGGCTTTGGACTTTGTATCCAGATTTTCACTCcacacagaacagcagcctcAATTAAGCTAAACGGCATGTGAGAGCAGAGGGCTGAGGGACTTACCTTGACAGCACTTAAGAAATCCACATTGGAAAAAGCAGAGATCAAGAGATGAGGTTTGAGGTGATCTGCCAACCTGAATGTTCGTGGCAAAGACGATTCTTTATATAATACAGTTCACGATTACAAGCCATCGTAAGTATCTAGTGCAGAACACTACGCCCACAAGGAGAACTATACTGTAAACTGGTAGGTGGATAGAGTTGAAGTTCAGATGCTAACACTTACCTAATAGCACTTCACCCTGGCATTGCCTTAATGTACTTACACCATGCAGCATGACAATTTATAAGAGGGAAATGTTTAATGCACCAGCTGAATGCAAGGAGTGCAGCATTAATACCATAGCTTGACTCCTTCATTGTTTGGATGTACATCTGAGCGAACCAGAGATGAAGCACGAGTATTGTATGACTTAGAAGTTATGCTGTTTATTTTCTAAAATCAACTTGGATGGCCCCCCTACATTCTTCAAAATCAACTTGGAGGGCCCCCCTACATTCTTCAGTGTACTGTTGCCTACATGCCTTTCTTTTGGAAGTCCACCCGTAGTAAGATTTTTATTTTTCTCCATGGAAGAGGGGAACATCAAGTTTACTTATCTTTGTTTAAATAAAGATGGAAAAAGACTCTACAAATGTATTCATTCACAAGCAGAAAGTATGGAACAGTAACCTGTAATGGAAGCTTTTTGAATGTTTCCGATATTTTTGTAAAGAATTCCTCTTAGCACGTGGTGTGCATCTGGCTCATATTTCAGGTGGAGAGTGATGGTGTGCTCTCCTTTACTCAAGCTTCTGAAAAGCACGTTTTATACATATTAATATACAATATTTTACATGACATACAGTGCACATTGTATTATTTATACTGCCTTGTCCACTTTGTATTTAAAGGCGCTTCATCCAGAATGCATGTTTGATATTGCTACAATAAAGAAATATGTGCCTTCTGGTTTAGGTCTTTGTGTATGCTGTCTTTTCTATACCAAAAATAAGTTATGCACCACTGTCCTGTGTGATATCTGCATATACTAGTCAAATAGTTTTATAGATATGCTGAAGAACAATTATGCTTTCTGATATTCGCTAATAACATAAGGCCACTCTTTCAAAGGTGGTATGGTTTATTGATTAAAATCTTTTGAAAATAAATTGAAAATTACAGCTGTTAAATGTTTTATCCTGAGAAACATCTGCATCTCAACAGATAGGATTAATACACCCAATATATTAACTCAACACATTTTTAAATCTTTTGAACTAACTTGACCTGTTGTCAAACTGAGAATACAGCCAAATGTAATGTTTAAAAGAATGGTACCAAACATTTTATAAAAAACACTTGATATCAGAATGGTTAGTTTGCCATTTGTCACCCACACAGTCCAGTTCTCAGCTTCATGTCTGGGTGAAATTAAACACTAAAAGAAGAGGGAGTGCAGACAAATTGTCCGGTTTTAGACATTGGAGGTAATAACTGTTTGTGACCGGAGACTTAATCCTGCTTCTTCTGTACTTCCCCAGCCCTTTTCCTGTAGTACAAGACTGTAGCTAGCACCCATGAATTCAGCAGTGCCATGACAATAAATCGCACCAGAACTGTGGACAGCGGAAGACAAAACAGAGGTGTTAGAAACATGCTGCTGCGCAAAAATGTAATAACAGACATTTTCATTCTCCAGCCAACACCTGATAATTGCAGTGACAGGACTGACTTACCCTGCATGTCTCCAGTTGTCACACTGGTGGTGTAAATCCTTGCTGAAACAAGACAGTTAACAAATCACATTATTACATTCCATGACTATCTTCATCGCTGTGGTTGTGAGATCACCTAGGCAGGCACTTGGTCATAGCTCCAATTTGCTGCTGTATCGCTCATACTTATATCTTTACAGATCTGTAAGGGCTAtggcctatgtgtgtgtgtggtttagaaTGGTTCACTCACCAAAACATGTGTAGGTAGCCATACCCCAGGAGAGGGCGCTAACCTGCCCTGAGTCCTTGGACTGCCACAGGCATTGGAGCTGGGCAAATTTACTGCCAGCACTGATGAATGTACACAGGCtctgagagagatggaaaggtaaGCAATTGATTTAGATAACTTGCATCATGTCAAAGGACCTTTCAATGTTACTTCATCATTGACTGGTGCTATATCTATATTGGTCTGTAGAAACAATTTCATCAATGTGACTAATAAGAGTCCTTTGCAAGCTGTTCTTCATAATACAATATGCATTCTGACATTGTGGACATTGACTGTCTGAATAACCTACTGCTCTTTTTCACATCTCATCAGTCTTCTACTTACCATGGCCAAATCAATTATCCACTTCTGCACAGTGAGTAGTTGCCAGCCTACCACAAACCTGATCAAGCCATGTCAAGGATCCGCTACCAATTTCCAAAATGTTAGCATTATGTAAAtcaggagtgtgtttgtgtgttttgttttgttgcatGAGCAAAGAAGGATACACAACTGCATAGATCAGACTCTGCTTCAGGCTGCCATTGTAATGTAGAATCAAGAGCAGGAGGATGACATCTGGGACAAATAATGGCACACAACAGGATTAAAAGAACAAGCTGTAACTCACTGTGTAACACACTTATACAGAGATCAGGTATGCAAGGCTAGTGCATTGTCACCCACTGTAGGTTTGGGGAACGAATACCCGGAGTTACAACCACAATAGATTATCTTCATTTTTTACCATTTGTGGTTAGCAACAACCCTGAAGGGATGCAAGATAAG is from Oncorhynchus masou masou isolate Uvic2021 chromosome 32, UVic_Omas_1.1, whole genome shotgun sequence and encodes:
- the slc66a3 gene encoding solute carrier family 66 member 3, whose translation is MESDKVLHIANFSTLFVCMVLKFPQIFVLMRAKSTTGVSLNSLLLELTGFIVFVTYQMYYDYPPPTYLEYPILIAQDVILLLLILHYNGSLKQSLIYAVVFVVGWQLLTVQKWIIDLAMSLCTFISAGSKFAQLQCLWQSKDSGQVSALSWGMATYTCFARIYTTSVTTGDMQVLVRFIVMALLNSWVLATVLYYRKRAGEVQKKQD